A single Glycine soja cultivar W05 chromosome 14, ASM419377v2, whole genome shotgun sequence DNA region contains:
- the LOC114382968 gene encoding cell division protein FtsZ homolog 1, chloroplastic-like — protein MVMLHPLTNPNPNELLSLSCSSIFHHNAFTTSVSFKPRTTKIAPQRLSRRFGSVRCSYAYVDNAKIKVVGIGGGGNNAVNRMIGSGLQGVDFYAINTDAQALLNSAAENPIKIGEVLTRGLGTGGNPLLGEQAAEESRDAIADALKGSDLVFITAGMGGGTGSGAAPVVAQISKEAGYLTVGVVTYPFSFEGRKRCLQAFEAIERLQKNVDTLIVIPNDRLLDIADEQMPLQDAFRLADDVLRQGVQGISDIITVPGLVNVDFADVKAVMKDSGTAMLGVGVSSGKNRAEEAAEQATLAPLIGSSIQSATGVVYNITGGKDITLQEVNRVSQVVTSLADPSANIIFGAVVDDRYTGEIHVTIIATGFSQSFQKKLLTDPRAAKLLDKVAEGQESKAVPPPPKSSIKVESRPSPRKLFL, from the exons atggtgaTGCTTCATCCCCTCACAAACCCCAACCCAAACGAGCTTCTCTCACTCTCATGCTCTTCTATATTCCACCACAATGCATTCACAACTTCCGTTTCCTTCAAGCCCAGAACAACAAAAATTGCTCCTCAACGCCTAAGTCGTCGTTTCGGTTCGGTGAGATGCTCCTACGCTTACGTAGATAACGCCAAAATTAAGGTTGTCGGCATCGGCGGTGGCGGCAACAATGCCGTTAATCGCATGATCGGAAGTGGTTTGCAG GGTGTAGACTTCTATGCGATAAATACCGATGCTCAGGCACTATTAAATTCTGCTGCTGAGAACCCTATTAAAATTGGAGAAGTTCTGACTCGTGGATTAG GTACAGGTGGGAATCCACTTTTGGGGGAACAAGCTGCGGAGGAATCCAGAGATGCTATTGCTGATGCTCTTAAAGGATCAGATTTGGTATTTATAACGGCTGGGATGGGTGGGGGAACCGGGTCTGGTGCTGCCCCAGTTGTAGCCCAAATATCAAAAGAGGCAGGTTACTTGACTGTAGGTGTTGTTACCTATCCCTTCAGTTTTGAAGGACGTAAGAGATGCTTGCAG GCCTTTGAAGCCATCGAAAGGCTGCAGAAAAATGTTGACACACTTATAGTTATTCCAAATGATCGTCTGCTTGACATAGCTGATGAGCAGATGCCTCTTCAGGATGCTTTCCGTCTTGCAGATGATGTTCTACGGCAAGGCGTACAGGGAATATCAGACATTATAACA GTACCTGGACTTGTCAATGTAGATTTTGCTGATGTAAAAGCTGTGATGAAAGACTCTGGGACTGCAATGCTTGGTGTAGGTGTTTCATCCGGTAAAAACCGAGCAGAAGAAGCAGCAGAACAGGCTACTTTGGCTCCTTTAATTGGATCATCTATTCAGTCAGCTACTGGGGTAGTGTATAATATTACTGGAGGAAAGGACATAACCCTGCAGGAAGTGAACAGGGTTTCTCAG GTGGTGACTAGTTTGGCTGATCCTTCTGCTAATATTATATTTGGAGCTGTTGTTGATGATCGCTACACTGGGGAGATTCACGTGACTATAATTGCAACTGGCTTCTCACAGTCTTTTCAGAAGAAGTTGCTAACAGATCCAAGGGCTGCAAAGCTGCTTGACAAAGTGGCTGAGGGCCAAGAAAGCAAGGCAGTCCCTCCTCCCCCCAAGTCCTCAATCAAGGTTGAATCTAGACCATCCCCGCGAAAGctctttttgtag
- the LOC114385367 gene encoding syntaxin-51-like, with translation MASSSDSWVKEYNEALKLADDISGMISEQSSFPASGPETQHHSSAIRRKITILGTRLDSLQSLLSKLPGKQPISEKEMNRRKDMLSNLRSKVNQMASTLNMSNFANRDSLLGPERKPDAMTRMVGLDNNGLVGLQRQIMKEQDDGLEQLEETVASTKHIALAVNEELDLHTRLIDDLDQHVDVTDSRLRRVQKNLAVLNKRTKGGCSCMCMLLSVVGIVALIVVIWLLVKYL, from the exons ATGGCATCTTCTTCAGACTCATGGGTGAAGGAATATAATGAAGCACTGAAACTTGCTGATGATATCAGTGGCATGATTTCTGAGCAGAGTTCATTTCCTGCATCTGGACCAGAAACCCAGCATCATTCATCTGCTATAAGGAGAAAGATTACAATATTGGGGACCAGGCTTGATAGCTTGCAGTCCCTTTTGTCAAAGCTTCCCGGCAAGCAGCCCAT ATCTGAGAAGGAGATGAATCGGCGCAAGGACATGCTTTCAAATTTGAGATCAAAAGTTAATCAGATGGCTTCCACGTTGAACATGTCAAACTTTGCAAATAGGGATAGTTTGCTTGGGCCAGAAAGAAAACCAGATGCAATGACCAGAATGGTTGGCCTGGACAACAATGGACTTGTTGGACTTCAGCGGCAAATTATGAAAG AACAAGACGATGGCCTTGAGCAATTGGAAGAGACCGTGGCAAGCACCAAACATATTGCATTGGCAGTTAATGAAGAGCTGGATCTACACACTAGACTAATT GATGACTTAGACCAACATGTAGATGTCACAGATTCTCGGCTTAGG CGGGTGCAGAAGAACTTAGCGGTTTTAAATAAGCGAACCAAGGGTGGTTGCTCCTGCATGTGCATGCTATTATCAGTGGTTGGTATAGTGGCTTTGATTGTTGTTATTTGGCTATTGGTCAAATATTTGTAA